One Punica granatum isolate Tunisia-2019 chromosome 3, ASM765513v2, whole genome shotgun sequence genomic window carries:
- the LOC116201097 gene encoding uncharacterized protein LOC116201097 isoform X2, with translation MDRYRYRLLLFAVIILSVSCPVIHGSVSWFPYHYVQQANRRFEQKTDRFWEYDEQAKRWVEVELPRDLVSCVDGNCSKLGLIGPGTRRGEEDRGGKNDGGGERRESSDVALTQRKRISLTKMSETSIWVTGESGSIYERFWNGVQWVIAPHDLPIAAGPAKSVFFVNQTILALSEAGQLYQIQLIDESSQPLWVEFPPIIDLSSSKEKDESAAIQIKSGVVSHDGVKVYFCTKKGLLLELSEVEPPRWVNHGRPPGANVVEIADAANLRPEVIFTISSTGELYEFDPSSRPSWKKHISGEGRAEDTSLMPSRGCALPGLNGDNSMSLFLLTKGGNLIERRLHQQKWRWIVYESPKDQNLSSIASVQQDESVENFYSLFFTTTTGDILEYRKPKHSEMSDNHILENWVNHMHPDQARAACGIAGTQFQSGRMMFPLDDGRLGELHLSGFGGETSGPGQVNIRKKPSMKYMWSILEAPETEGWNAEYCSEERGPTNCINGIKDDNTDSSGHSRTVIRRRKASQMQQEYLFPGTSGSGGTEYSLPSDWTNNNFRLRVMYGGRSFFVITDGGLTFEYIYTENIWFWLRHDHSTAVKGAVGNYNGSLFVVDTYGSLFMRERSSDTLNWINCTAMRKGKRVIGGPPWDGIPGRDVMLTVQDSLFLVSNNGKLLQFIVSHRKFKWKDCKNPMSTKIGSIIDQEQFRKNIVFVVGRNGRLYQYNKVTELWHEHSQSHHLVLSRLPGTAMRPVPASLAGSVFMLSEDGGLVEYRWNTVDGWSWVEHGTPKIGVTLVGSTGPCFQESQLFLIGSDGAVYLRYMDQTMWKWENLGYPLPAVFGDETQAEAKQGKDDICMNEDFNAAAKRKAINCDPKVAPTRPIPFSEDSVIFELRDGRLAEMRKAEDAKWVWSRTIGTPTSLCQENYWAALEA, from the exons ATGGACAGGTACCGATaccgtttactgcttttcgcCGTGATCATCCTATCGGTGAGCTGTCCCGTGATCCATGGCTCGGTCTCGTGGTTCCCTTATCACTACGTCCAGCAGGCCAACCGAAGGTTCGAGCAGAAAACTGACCGCTTCTGGGAGTATGATGAGCAGGCCAAGAGGTGGGTTGAGGTCGAGTTGCCTCGTGATCTGGTGTCCTGTGTCGACGGTAACTGCAGCAAGCTCGGTTTGATCGGACCGGGCACGAGAAGGGGAGAAGAGGACCGGGGAGGAAAGAACGATGGAGGAGGGGAACGGAGAGAGAGCTCCGACGTTGCTTTGACTCAGAGGAAGAGGATCTCCCTGACGAAGATGTCCGAGACATCCATCTGGGTCACGGGAGAGAGTGGTTCCATCTATGAGAGGTTCTGGAACGGAGTTCAATGGGTCATAGCGCCACATGACTTGCCGATTGCAGCTGGTCCCGCGAAGTCAGTCTTTTTCGTGAACCAGACGATACTCGCCCTATCTGAGGCAGGTCAGCTGTATCAG ATACAGCTGATAGATGAAAGCTCACAGCCACTTTGGGTCGAGTTTCCACCGATAATCGACTTGAGCTCGAGCAAAGAAAAGGATGAAAGTGCTGCAATCCAAATAAAGTCGGGTGTGGTTTCACACGATGGAGT GAAAGTTTACTTCTGCACAAAGAAAGGGTTACTGTTAGAACTCAGCGAGGTTGAGCCACCGAG ATGGGTGAATCACGGGCGACCGCCAGGTGCTAATGTTGTTGAAATAGCCGACGCTGCGAATTTAAGACCCGAGGTAATATTTACCATTAG CTCCACAGGTGAACTATACGAGTTCGATCCAAGTTCAAGACCATCCTGGAAAAAGCATATAAGTGGAGAAGGAAGAGCTGAAGATACTTCCTTGATGCCATCGAGAGGATGTGCCTTACCAGGCTTGAATGGAGATAATTCCATGTCACTCTTCCTCCTGACCAAG GGTGGTAATCTAATCGAGAGACGACTCCATCAACAGAAATGGAGATGGATAGTCTATGAGAGTCCAAAGGATCAGAACCTGTCATCTATAGCCTCAGTCCAGCAAGATGAGTCCGTTGAAAATTTCTACTCACTATTCTTTACGACAACCACAGGAGATATCTTGGAATACCGGAAACCGAAACATTCAG AGATGAGCGATAACCATATTCTCGAGAATTGGGTTAATCACATGCATCCCGATCAAGCTAGAGCAGCATGCGGCATAGCTGGCACACAGTTCCAGTCAGGAAGGATGATGTTCCCTCTAGATGATGgcaggctcggagaacttCATTTGTCGGGTTTTGGTGGTGAAACTTCGGGACCTGGCCAAGTCAATATCCGCAAGAAACCatcaatgaaatatatgtggTCGATATTGGAAGCCCCAGAAACCGAAGGGTGGAATGCAGAGTACTGCAGTGAGGAACGTGGGCCCACGAATTGCATAAACGGCATTAAAGATGATAACACGGACAGCTCAGGACATTCAAGGACGGTGATAAGGAGAAGGAAGGCAAGCCAAATGCAGCAAGAATACTTATTTCCTGGCACATCGGGATCGGGTGGTACAGAATACAGTTTGCCCAGCGATTGGACCAACAATAATTTTCGGCTCCGAGTGATGTATGGAGGAAGATCATTTTTCGTCATAACAGACGGCGGTCTGACCTTTGAGTACATCTACACCGAGAATATCTGGTTTTGGCTGAGGCATGACCACTCGACTGCTGTGAAAGGAGCGGTCGGAAATTATAATGGGAGTCTCTTCGTAGTGGACACGTACGGGAGCTTGTTCATGAGGGAAAGGAGCAGCGACACGCTAAACTGGATAAACTGCACGGCTATGAGGAAAGGGAAGCGAGTGATTGGAGGCCCTCCATGGGATGGAATTCCAGGAAGAGACGTGATGCTCACAGTACAAGATTCACTCTTCCTCGTGAGCAACAATGGAAAGTTACTCCAGTTCATT GTTTCTCACAGAAAATTCAAATGGAAAGATTGCAAAAATCCAATGAGTACGAAGATAGGAAGCATAATAGATCAAGAGCAGTTCCGGAAGAATATAGTGTTTGTCGTGGGAAGGAACGGGCGTCTTTATCAGTACAACAAAGTGACCGAACTGTGGCATGAGCATTCCCAATCTCACCATTTGGTTCTGTCAAGGCTACCTGGGACTGCAATGCGTCCAGTGCCAGCATCTCTGGCGGGCTCGGTCTTTATGCTCTCAGAGGACGGTGGACTAGTCGAATACCGGTGGAACACAGTGGATGGATGGAGCTGGGTGGAGCACGGAACACCGAAAATAGGTGTGACATTGGTTGGTTCGACGGGTCCATGCTTCCAAGAGAGTCAGCTATTCTTGATCGGTTCTGATGGAGCAGTATATCTGAGGTACATGGACCAAACTATGTGGAAATGGGAAAATCTTGGTTACCCTCTCCCTGCAGTTTTTGGAGATGAGACGCAGGCAGAGGCGAAACAGGGGAAGGATGATATTTGCATGAATGAGGATTTCAATGCTGCAGCAAAAAGAAAAGCGATAAACTGCGATCCAAAG GTAGCACCAACCCGGCCGATTCCATTCTCTGAGGATTCAGTAATCTTCGAGCTAAGAGATGGAAGA TTGGCGGAAATGCGAAAGGCAGAAGATGCGAAATGGGTATGGTCACGAACCATCGGAACTCCGACAAGTTTATGCCAAGAAAACTACTGGGCTGCTCTCGAAGCTTGA
- the LOC116201097 gene encoding uncharacterized protein LOC116201097 isoform X3, which translates to MDRYRYRLLLFAVIILSVSCPVIHGSVSWFPYHYVQQANRRFEQKTDRFWEYDEQAKRWVEVELPRDLVSCVDGNCSKLGLIGPGTRRGEEDRGGKNDGGGERRESSDVALTQRKRISLTKMSETSIWVTGESGSIYERFWNGVQWVIAPHDLPIAAGPAKSVFFVNQTILALSEAGQLYQIQLIDESSQPLWVEFPPIIDLSSSKEKDESAAIQIKSGVVSHDGVKVYFCTKKGLLLELSEVEPPRWVNHGRPPGANVVEIADAANLRPEVIFTISSTGELYEFDPSSRPSWKKHISGEGRAEDTSLMPSRGCALPGLNGDNSMSLFLLTKGGNLIERRLHQQKWRWIVYESPKDQNLSSIASVQQDESVENFYSLFFTTTTGDILEYRKPKHSEMSDNHILENWVNHMHPDQARAACGIAGTQFQSGRMMFPLDDGRLGELHLSGFGGETSGPGQVNIRKKPSMKYMWSILEAPETEGWNAEYCSEERGPTNCINGIKDDNTDSSGHSRTVIRRRKASQMQQEYLFPGTSGSGGTEYSLPSDWTNNNFRLRVMYGGRSFFVITDGGLTFEYIYTENIWFWLRHDHSTAVKGAVGNYNGSLFVVDTYGSLFMRERSSDTLNWINCTAMRKGKRVIGGPPWDGIPGRDVMLTVHDSLFLVSNNGKLLQFIVSHRKFKWKDCKNPMSTKIASIIDQEQFPKNIVFVVGRNGWLYQYNKVTELWHEHSQSHHLVLSRLPGTAMRPLPASLAGSVFMLSEDGGLVEYRWNTVDGWNWVEHGTPRIGVTLVGSPGPCFQESQLFLIGSDGAVYLRYMDQTMWKWENLGYPLPAVFGDETQAEAKQGKDDICMNGDFNAATKRKAINCDPKVAPTRPIPFSEDSVIFELRDGRLAELRKTEDAKWVWSRTIGTPTSLCQENYWAALET; encoded by the exons ATGGACAGGTACCGATaccgtttactgcttttcgcCGTGATCATCCTATCGGTGAGCTGTCCCGTGATCCATGGCTCGGTCTCGTGGTTCCCTTATCACTACGTCCAGCAGGCCAACCGAAGGTTCGAGCAGAAAACTGACCGCTTCTGGGAGTATGATGAGCAGGCCAAGAGGTGGGTTGAGGTCGAGTTGCCTCGTGATCTGGTGTCCTGTGTCGACGGTAACTGCAGCAAGCTCGGTTTGATCGGACCGGGCACGAGAAGGGGAGAAGAGGACCGGGGAGGAAAGAACGATGGAGGAGGGGAACGGAGAGAGAGCTCCGACGTTGCTTTGACTCAGAGGAAGAGGATCTCCCTGACGAAGATGTCCGAGACATCCATCTGGGTCACGGGAGAGAGTGGTTCCATCTATGAGAGGTTCTGGAACGGAGTTCAATGGGTCATAGCGCCACATGACTTGCCGATTGCAGCTGGTCCCGCGAAGTCAGTCTTTTTCGTGAACCAGACGATACTCGCCCTATCTGAGGCAGGTCAGCTGTATCAG ATACAGCTGATAGATGAAAGCTCACAGCCACTTTGGGTCGAGTTTCCACCGATAATCGACTTGAGCTCGAGCAAAGAAAAGGATGAAAGTGCTGCAATCCAAATAAAGTCGGGTGTGGTTTCACACGATGGAGT GAAAGTTTACTTCTGCACAAAGAAAGGGTTACTGTTAGAACTCAGCGAGGTTGAGCCACCGAG ATGGGTGAATCACGGGCGACCGCCAGGTGCTAATGTTGTTGAAATAGCCGACGCTGCGAATTTAAGACCCGAGGTAATATTTACCATTAG CTCCACAGGTGAACTATACGAGTTCGATCCAAGTTCAAGACCATCCTGGAAAAAGCATATAAGTGGAGAAGGAAGAGCTGAAGATACTTCCTTGATGCCATCGAGAGGATGTGCCTTACCAGGCTTGAATGGAGATAATTCCATGTCACTCTTCCTCCTGACCAAG GGTGGTAATCTAATCGAGAGACGACTCCATCAACAGAAATGGAGATGGATAGTCTATGAGAGTCCAAAGGATCAGAACCTGTCATCTATAGCCTCAGTCCAGCAAGATGAGTCCGTTGAAAATTTCTACTCACTATTCTTTACGACAACCACAGGAGATATCTTGGAATACCGGAAACCGAAACATTCAG AGATGAGCGATAACCATATTCTCGAGAATTGGGTTAATCACATGCATCCCGATCAAGCTAGAGCAGCATGCGGCATAGCTGGCACACAGTTCCAGTCAGGAAGGATGATGTTCCCTCTAGATGATGgcaggctcggagaacttCATTTGTCGGGTTTTGGTGGTGAAACTTCGGGACCTGGCCAAGTCAATATCCGCAAGAAACCatcaatgaaatatatgtggTCGATATTGGAAGCCCCAGAAACCGAAGGGTGGAATGCAGAGTACTGCAGTGAGGAACGTGGGCCCACGAATTGCATAAACGGCATTAAAGATGATAACACGGACAGCTCAGGACATTCAAGGACGGTGATAAGGAGAAGGAAGGCAAGCCAAATGCAGCAAGAATACTTATTTCCTGGCACATCGGGATCGGGTGGTACAGAATACAGTTTGCCCAGCGATTGGACCAACAATAATTTTCGGCTCCGAGTGATGTATGGAGGAAGATCATTTTTCGTCATAACAGACGGCGGTCTGACCTTTGAGTACATCTACACCGAGAATATCTGGTTTTGGCTGAGGCATGACCACTCGACTGCTGTGAAAGGAGCGGTCGGAAATTATAATGGGAGTCTCTTCGTAGTGGACACGTACGGGAGCTTGTTCATGAGGGAAAGGAGCAGCGACACGCTAAACTGGATAAACTGCACGGCTATGAGGAAAGGGAAGCGAGTGATTGGAGGCCCTCCATGGGATGGAATTCCAG GAAGAGACGTGATGCTCACAGTACATGATTCACTCTTCCTCGTGAGCAACAATGGAAAGTTACTCCAGTTCATT GTTTCTCACAGAAAATTCAAATGGAAAGATTGCAAAAATCCAATGAGTACGAAGATAGCAAGCATAATAGATCAAGAGCAGTTTCCGAAGAATATAGTGTTTGTTGTGGGAAGGAACGGGTGGCTTTATCAGTACAACAAAGTGACCGAACTGTGGCATGAGCATTCCCAATCTCACCATTTGGTTCTGTCAAGGCTACCTGGGACTGCAATGCGTCCATTGCCAGCATCTCTGGCGGGCTCGGTCTTTATGCTCTCAGAGGACGGTGGACTAGTCGAATACCGGTGGAACACAGTGGATGGATGGAACTGGGTGGAGCACGGAACCCCGAGAATAGGTGTGACATTGGTTGGTTCGCCGGGTCCATGCTTCCAAGAGAGTCAGCTATTCTTGATCGGTTCTGATGGAGCAGTATATCTGAGGTACATGGACCAAACTATGTGGAAATGGGAAAATCTTGGTTACCCTCTCCCTGCAGTTTTTGGAGATGAGACGCAGGCAGAGGCGAAACAGGGGAAGGATGATATTTGCATGAATGGAGATTTCAATGCtgcaacaaaaagaaaagcgATAAACTGCGATCCAAAG GTAGCACCAACCCGGCCGATTCCATTCTCTGAGGATTCCGTAATCTTCGAGCTAAGAGATGGAAGA TTGGCGGAACTGCGAAAGACAGAAGATGCGAAATGGGTATGGTCACGAACCATCGGAACTCCGACAAGTTTATGCCAAGAAAACTACTGGGCTGCTCTCGAAACTTGA
- the LOC116201097 gene encoding uncharacterized protein LOC116201097 isoform X1, which yields MDRYRYRLLLFAVIILSVSCPVIHGSVSWFPYHYVQQANRRFEQKTDRFWEYDEQAKRWVEVELPRDLVSCVDGNCSKLGLIGPGTRRGEEDRGGKNDGGGERRESSDVALTQRKRISLTKMSETSIWVTGESGSIYERFWNGVQWVIAPHDLPIAAGPAKSVFFVNQTILALSEAGQLYQIQLIDESSQPLWVEFPPIIDLSSSKEKDESAAIQIKSGVVSHDGVKVYFCTKKGLLLELSEVEPPRWVNHGRPPGANVVEIADAANLRPEVIFTISSTGELYEFDPSSRPSWKKHISGEGRAEDTSLMPSRGCALPGLNGDNSMSLFLLTKGGNLIERRLHQQKWRWIVYESPKDQNLSSIASVQQDESVENFYSLFFTTTTGDILEYRKPKHSEMSDNHILENWVNHMHPDQARAACGIAGTQFQSGRMMFPLDDGRLGELHLSGFGGETSGPGQVNIRKKPSMKYMWSILEAPETEGWNAEYCSEERGPTNCINGIKDDNTDSSGHSRTVIRRRKASQMQQEYLFPGTSGSGGTEYSLPSDWTNNNFRLRVMYGGRSFFVITDGGLTFEYIYTENIWFWLRHDHSTAVKGAVGNYNGSLFVVDTYGSLFMRERSSDTLNWINCTAMRKGKRVIGGPPWDGIPGRDVMLTVQDSLFLVSNNGKLLQFIQVSHRKFKWKDCKNPMSTKIGSIIDQEQFRKNIVFVVGRNGRLYQYNKVTELWHEHSQSHHLVLSRLPGTAMRPVPASLAGSVFMLSEDGGLVEYRWNTVDGWSWVEHGTPKIGVTLVGSTGPCFQESQLFLIGSDGAVYLRYMDQTMWKWENLGYPLPAVFGDETQAEAKQGKDDICMNEDFNAAAKRKAINCDPKVAPTRPIPFSEDSVIFELRDGRLAEMRKAEDAKWVWSRTIGTPTSLCQENYWAALEA from the exons ATGGACAGGTACCGATaccgtttactgcttttcgcCGTGATCATCCTATCGGTGAGCTGTCCCGTGATCCATGGCTCGGTCTCGTGGTTCCCTTATCACTACGTCCAGCAGGCCAACCGAAGGTTCGAGCAGAAAACTGACCGCTTCTGGGAGTATGATGAGCAGGCCAAGAGGTGGGTTGAGGTCGAGTTGCCTCGTGATCTGGTGTCCTGTGTCGACGGTAACTGCAGCAAGCTCGGTTTGATCGGACCGGGCACGAGAAGGGGAGAAGAGGACCGGGGAGGAAAGAACGATGGAGGAGGGGAACGGAGAGAGAGCTCCGACGTTGCTTTGACTCAGAGGAAGAGGATCTCCCTGACGAAGATGTCCGAGACATCCATCTGGGTCACGGGAGAGAGTGGTTCCATCTATGAGAGGTTCTGGAACGGAGTTCAATGGGTCATAGCGCCACATGACTTGCCGATTGCAGCTGGTCCCGCGAAGTCAGTCTTTTTCGTGAACCAGACGATACTCGCCCTATCTGAGGCAGGTCAGCTGTATCAG ATACAGCTGATAGATGAAAGCTCACAGCCACTTTGGGTCGAGTTTCCACCGATAATCGACTTGAGCTCGAGCAAAGAAAAGGATGAAAGTGCTGCAATCCAAATAAAGTCGGGTGTGGTTTCACACGATGGAGT GAAAGTTTACTTCTGCACAAAGAAAGGGTTACTGTTAGAACTCAGCGAGGTTGAGCCACCGAG ATGGGTGAATCACGGGCGACCGCCAGGTGCTAATGTTGTTGAAATAGCCGACGCTGCGAATTTAAGACCCGAGGTAATATTTACCATTAG CTCCACAGGTGAACTATACGAGTTCGATCCAAGTTCAAGACCATCCTGGAAAAAGCATATAAGTGGAGAAGGAAGAGCTGAAGATACTTCCTTGATGCCATCGAGAGGATGTGCCTTACCAGGCTTGAATGGAGATAATTCCATGTCACTCTTCCTCCTGACCAAG GGTGGTAATCTAATCGAGAGACGACTCCATCAACAGAAATGGAGATGGATAGTCTATGAGAGTCCAAAGGATCAGAACCTGTCATCTATAGCCTCAGTCCAGCAAGATGAGTCCGTTGAAAATTTCTACTCACTATTCTTTACGACAACCACAGGAGATATCTTGGAATACCGGAAACCGAAACATTCAG AGATGAGCGATAACCATATTCTCGAGAATTGGGTTAATCACATGCATCCCGATCAAGCTAGAGCAGCATGCGGCATAGCTGGCACACAGTTCCAGTCAGGAAGGATGATGTTCCCTCTAGATGATGgcaggctcggagaacttCATTTGTCGGGTTTTGGTGGTGAAACTTCGGGACCTGGCCAAGTCAATATCCGCAAGAAACCatcaatgaaatatatgtggTCGATATTGGAAGCCCCAGAAACCGAAGGGTGGAATGCAGAGTACTGCAGTGAGGAACGTGGGCCCACGAATTGCATAAACGGCATTAAAGATGATAACACGGACAGCTCAGGACATTCAAGGACGGTGATAAGGAGAAGGAAGGCAAGCCAAATGCAGCAAGAATACTTATTTCCTGGCACATCGGGATCGGGTGGTACAGAATACAGTTTGCCCAGCGATTGGACCAACAATAATTTTCGGCTCCGAGTGATGTATGGAGGAAGATCATTTTTCGTCATAACAGACGGCGGTCTGACCTTTGAGTACATCTACACCGAGAATATCTGGTTTTGGCTGAGGCATGACCACTCGACTGCTGTGAAAGGAGCGGTCGGAAATTATAATGGGAGTCTCTTCGTAGTGGACACGTACGGGAGCTTGTTCATGAGGGAAAGGAGCAGCGACACGCTAAACTGGATAAACTGCACGGCTATGAGGAAAGGGAAGCGAGTGATTGGAGGCCCTCCATGGGATGGAATTCCAGGAAGAGACGTGATGCTCACAGTACAAGATTCACTCTTCCTCGTGAGCAACAATGGAAAGTTACTCCAGTTCATT caGGTTTCTCACAGAAAATTCAAATGGAAAGATTGCAAAAATCCAATGAGTACGAAGATAGGAAGCATAATAGATCAAGAGCAGTTCCGGAAGAATATAGTGTTTGTCGTGGGAAGGAACGGGCGTCTTTATCAGTACAACAAAGTGACCGAACTGTGGCATGAGCATTCCCAATCTCACCATTTGGTTCTGTCAAGGCTACCTGGGACTGCAATGCGTCCAGTGCCAGCATCTCTGGCGGGCTCGGTCTTTATGCTCTCAGAGGACGGTGGACTAGTCGAATACCGGTGGAACACAGTGGATGGATGGAGCTGGGTGGAGCACGGAACACCGAAAATAGGTGTGACATTGGTTGGTTCGACGGGTCCATGCTTCCAAGAGAGTCAGCTATTCTTGATCGGTTCTGATGGAGCAGTATATCTGAGGTACATGGACCAAACTATGTGGAAATGGGAAAATCTTGGTTACCCTCTCCCTGCAGTTTTTGGAGATGAGACGCAGGCAGAGGCGAAACAGGGGAAGGATGATATTTGCATGAATGAGGATTTCAATGCTGCAGCAAAAAGAAAAGCGATAAACTGCGATCCAAAG GTAGCACCAACCCGGCCGATTCCATTCTCTGAGGATTCAGTAATCTTCGAGCTAAGAGATGGAAGA TTGGCGGAAATGCGAAAGGCAGAAGATGCGAAATGGGTATGGTCACGAACCATCGGAACTCCGACAAGTTTATGCCAAGAAAACTACTGGGCTGCTCTCGAAGCTTGA
- the LOC116201099 gene encoding uncharacterized protein LOC116201099, producing the protein MNRSESINHLMKPGRVDQSRLAQQTICYQREMNWSVSVSWGYSAHIYESILPRYILRKPIETFRPWMGEAKWPMFMFNTRPGDSTNPCEVPHWFFLESIQLGNEDDIVTTYSRAAKRGLIPCSLGGNHSADHIDRIQVFSPAKTRLEAGRTECCDVLSIAEKNTTTVRIRPCMEAEEIA; encoded by the exons ATGAACCGGTCCGAGTCGATCAATCACCTCATGAAGCCTGGGAGAGTCGATCAATCCCGACTCGCACAGCAAACCATATGCTACCAGAGGGAGATGAATTGGTCCGTCTCCGTCTCGTGGGGCTACTCAGCCCACATTTACGAGAGCATACTGCCTCGATACATTCTTCGGAAGCCCATTGAGACTTTCAGGCCCTGGATGGGGGAAGCAAAGTGGCCCATGTTTATGTTCAACACAAGACCCGGCGACAGTACTAACCCATGCGAGGTCCCACACTGGTTCTTCTTGGAGTCCATCCAACTTGGGAATGAAGATGACATTGTTACGACTTACAGTAGAGCAGCCAAGCGTGGGCTCATCCCTTGCTCACTCGGCGGGAACCATTCTGCAGATCATATCGACAGAATTCAGGTTTTCTCTCCCGCAAAAACACGCCTCGAG GCAGGAAGAACAGAGTGCTGTGATGTATTATCAATAGCAGAGAAGAATACCACAACGGTCAGAATCAGGCCTTGCATGGAAGCTGAAGAGATTGCATAG